The following is a genomic window from Tistrella bauzanensis.
TTCACCGAATAGGGCACGCCCAGCAGCGGCGGCAGCGATGCCGGATCGTCGGACGCCATCACCAGCGCCTCGGCGGCGCGCGCCTCGGCCCGTGCCTCCCGGGCTGTGACGGTGATGAAGGCGTTCAGATCGGCCCGTGCCTCGATCCGCGCCAGCACCGCCTCGGTCACCTCCACCGGCGACATCGCGCGGCTGCGGATGGCTGCGGCGAGGTCACGGGCGGTCATGGCGGTGAGGTCGGTGCCAGAAGACGTGTCGGTGCGGGGCATCTGCGGTTCCTGTCGTTACGGTGGCGACGTGCGGCGGCGATCAGAGCATCCAGCGGCCGCCATCGATCAGCAGCGTCTGGCCGGTGACGTAGCGGGCGTCGTCGCTGGCGAGGAAGGCGACCACGCCGGCCACGTCGTCGGGCGTGCCGACATAGCCGGCCGGCGTCGCGGCCTTGATGCGCTCCACCACCTGGGGTGTAAGCCGATCATGGGCGCGGGTGGCGATGGCGCCCGGTGCCACGGCGTTGACGGTGATGCCATGGGCGGCGTTCTCGCGCGCCACGGCCCGGGTGAAGCCGATCACGCCCATCTTGGCGGCGGCATAATCGGCAATGCCGGCATCGCCCGCGAGTGCGCCATCGCTCGACATGTTGACGATCCGGCCCTGGCCGCGCTCGCGCATCGCCGGCAGGACCAGCCTGGTCATGCGCAGGGTGGTCATCAGGCTGATCTCCAGCACGAAGCGCCAGACGCCTTCTTCCGAGGCATGGAACGGGCCGGCACGCTCGCGCGCGCTCTGGCCAACATTGTTGAACAGCACGTCGACCGGCCCGAAGCGGTCGGTGGCCATGATATAGGCCCGGCCCAGCACGGCCGGATCGGTGCAGTCGCCGGCGACCGCCAACCCCCGGTCACCGGCGCCGGCGAACACCTGGGCCAGCCCCTCGCCATCCAGATCGACACCCACCACCCTGGCGCCTTCCGCCAGAAAGCGGCGCACGGTCGCGGCACCGATGCCGTTGGCGGCACCGGTGACGATCACCAGCCTGTCGGAAAACCGCTGCATCGCCTTCAAGCCTTTCGCGATCAGTGAAAGCTGCGGCCGCCATCGACGGCGAGCGCGATGCCGGTGACATAGCCGGCCTCGGGCCCCAGCAGCCACAGCACCGCGCCGGCGATCTCGTCGGGCGTGCCGATCCGGCCCAGGGCATAGCGGGCGCGGATACGCTCCAGCGCCGCCTGTGGATCGGGCCGGGGCTCCCAGGATGTGCGGAACAGTGGAGTGTCGATGGCGCCGGGGCAGATGCTGTTGACCCGGATGCCGTCGGCGGCCAGTTCCATGGCCAGCGACTTGCCCAGCATCACCAGGCCGGCCTTGGCCGCGCAATACGCCGCCCGGCCGGCGATCGGCATCAGGCCGGCGGCCGAGGACACGAACACCATGGCGCCTCCGCCGGCGGCACGCAGATGCGGCAGGCTCGCCCGCGCGGTTAGCATCGGTCCGGTCAGGTTCACGCCGATCGACCGCGCCCAGCCGGCATCGTCGATCCGGTCCAGCGGCTGTTCATGATCGATGCCGGCGGCACAGACCACGCCGTCGATGCCACCCATGGCGGCCGCCGCGGCATCGACCGCCGCCAGAACCGCGGCACTGTCGGCCACATCCGCCTGATGGCCGGTGACGCGGTCGAGGGCAAGGGCTGCCAGCGCCGCCGCGTCGCGATCAAGCACGGCGACATGCGCCCCGCGCGCGGCCAGCATGGCCGTGCAGGCAAGGCCGATACCGCTGGCGCCGCCGGTCACCAGCACCCGGCGCCCGGTCATCATGGCCGCGCGGCCTCCAGCCCCGGCCGCATGGCATCGACCAGCTCGTCACAGCGGCCGATCACGACGCGGCTATGCGCCAATGCATGCTTGATGATGCCGTCCAGAAGCGTCAGCCGCGATGGCTGACCGATCAATTGGGGGTGCATGCCCAGCATCATCATCCGGCCCTCGGCATAAAGCGTGTCGAATTCCAGCGTCCAGGCCTCCAGCGCCGCCGATGGCGCCTGAAGCGTGCGGCCGGGCAGGACGATCGAATACTGGAAGAACGGCGCGTCATCCAGAACCCAGCGGAAGGGCAGCTCCACCAGCTTTGTGGGCCGGCCCTTGTGGCTGTGCAGATAGGGGCTGTCATCGTCGAAGAAGTTCGACGAATAGTCGAAGCCGTAATCGACCAGCAGATCCATGGTGATGGCGCTGAACTCGGCGGCGGGCGAGCGCCAGCCGCGCGGTGCCCGGCCGGTCATCCGCTTGATGATCTCGATGCCGCGTTCCATTTCCTCACGCTCCTGTTCAGGGCTGAGGTTGACGATCCAGGCATGGCTCCAGCTGTGATGCGCGATTTCATGGCCGCGCTCCAGCAGCGCCTCCACCACTTGCGGGCGCTGTTCCATCACCAGCCCGGGCACGAAGAAGGTCGACTTGATGCCATAGCGGTCGAGCAGGTCGAGGATCCGCCAGATGCCGACCTTCCAGCCATAGGCGCCCTGCGACATCAGGATCGGCCGGTTGGCGTTGTTGGGATCGCGCGCCGTCCACATGGTCTCGGCGTCGAGGTCGAAGGTCAGGAACAGCGGAAAGCCATCGGGATGACAGGACATGGGATCGGATTC
Proteins encoded in this region:
- a CDS encoding polysaccharide deacetylase family protein, which produces MSCHPDGFPLFLTFDLDAETMWTARDPNNANRPILMSQGAYGWKVGIWRILDLLDRYGIKSTFFVPGLVMEQRPQVVEALLERGHEIAHHSWSHAWIVNLSPEQEREEMERGIEIIKRMTGRAPRGWRSPAAEFSAITMDLLVDYGFDYSSNFFDDDSPYLHSHKGRPTKLVELPFRWVLDDAPFFQYSIVLPGRTLQAPSAALEAWTLEFDTLYAEGRMMMLGMHPQLIGQPSRLTLLDGIIKHALAHSRVVIGRCDELVDAMRPGLEAARP
- a CDS encoding SDR family NAD(P)-dependent oxidoreductase, with translation MMTGRRVLVTGGASGIGLACTAMLAARGAHVAVLDRDAAALAALALDRVTGHQADVADSAAVLAAVDAAAAAMGGIDGVVCAAGIDHEQPLDRIDDAGWARSIGVNLTGPMLTARASLPHLRAAGGGAMVFVSSAAGLMPIAGRAAYCAAKAGLVMLGKSLAMELAADGIRVNSICPGAIDTPLFRTSWEPRPDPQAALERIRARYALGRIGTPDEIAGAVLWLLGPEAGYVTGIALAVDGGRSFH
- a CDS encoding SDR family NAD(P)-dependent oxidoreductase, whose amino-acid sequence is MQRFSDRLVIVTGAANGIGAATVRRFLAEGARVVGVDLDGEGLAQVFAGAGDRGLAVAGDCTDPAVLGRAYIMATDRFGPVDVLFNNVGQSARERAGPFHASEEGVWRFVLEISLMTTLRMTRLVLPAMRERGQGRIVNMSSDGALAGDAGIADYAAAKMGVIGFTRAVARENAAHGITVNAVAPGAIATRAHDRLTPQVVERIKAATPAGYVGTPDDVAGVVAFLASDDARYVTGQTLLIDGGRWML